From Stenotrophomonas sp. SAU14A_NAIMI4_8:
CGTGGATGCCTACAACCAGCTGGACCTGTACCTGGCCTACACCGGCTTCGAACAGCTGACCCTGTACGCCAAGGTGCAGAACCTGGCCGACAAGGAGCCGCCGTACGACGCCTCGTTCCCCGGTATCCGCGCGCCGTACGACTTCAGCCAGTACGACCTGCGCGGGCGCTACTTCACCGTCGGTTTCGATTACCGCTTCTGAACCACCGGCCGCGACCGGCCAGCACTGGCCGGTCGCGCTGCCCTGCATTCCGGGAAAACACCGTGTCCTTGCATCGCCGTACCGTACTGCCGCTGCTGATCGCCGCCGCCACCGTCTTCGCCGCGCCCAGCGTGGCCCATGCGCAGAGCGCCTACTTTTTCCCGCAGGCCAGCGAGGCCTCGGCCTTCGACGCCAGCATTCCCACCCCGGAACAGTTCCTGGGCTATCCGATCGGCAGTCGCTTCACCCGGCATGACCAGCTGGTGGCGTACTTCCAGGAACTGGCACGCCATTCGGACAAGATCAGCGTGCGCGAGATCGGCCGCAGCTACGAAGGCCGCCCGCTGCTGATCGCCACCGTCACCGCCGCCAGCAACCAGGGCCGGCTGGAGCAGATCCGCCAGCAGCACGCGACCCTGGTCGATCCGGCGCAGCCGCGCAGCGCGGCCGGTGACAGCCCGGTGGTGGTGTGGCTGGGCTACAGCGTGCACGGCAACGAAACCTCCAGCGGTGAAGCGGCCATGCTGACCGCCTACTACCTGGTGGCCAACCGCAGCGCCGAAACCCAGCAGTGGCTGCAGCAGGCGGTGGTGTTGTTCGACCCGGCGCAGAACCCCGATGGCCGCGATCGCGCCGCCAACTGGCACAACGCCTGGGCCTCCGAGCCTGCCTCGGCCGACCCGGCCGACAAGGAACACGTCGAACCCTTCCCGCAGGGCCGCACCAACCACTACTTCACCGATCTCAACCGCGACTGGCTGGCCCTGACCCAGCGCGATTCGCGGCCCAAGGTGGAGGTGTTCCATCAGTGGTACCCGAACGTGCAGATCGACTTCCACGAGATGGGCAAGGACAACACCTACTACTTCGAGCCGTCGCCGAAGAGCATGCACAGCCCGCTGATTCCGGCGGCGTCGTATGAGTTCAACAAGACCCTGGCCAAGTACCACGCGCAGTCGCTGGATGCGTTGGGATCGCTGTACTACACCGGCGAAAACTACGACAACTTCTCGCCGGTCTACGGATCTACCTACCCCGATTTCCACGGTGCGGTGGGGGTGACGGTGGAACAGGCCAGCTCGCGTGGGCGCGTGCAGGAATCGGTGAACGGTCTGCTGACCTTCCCGTTCACCATCCGCAACCAGGTGGCCACCGGGCTGGGCACCGTGCGCGGCGCGGTCACCGAGCACAGTGGTCTGTTCGACCTGCAGAAGAGCTTCTTCCAGAGCGCACTGAAGCAGGCCGGACAGCAGCCGGTGAAGAGCTTCGTGTTCGGCGATGCACATGATCCGGCGCTGACCCGTCGTTTGCTTGAGCTGTTGCTGCTGCACCGGATCGATGTGCATGCGCTGCCGCGCGATGTCACCGTCGATGGCCAGACCTTCAGCGCTGGCAGCGCCTACGTGGTGCCGGTGCAGCAGGCGCAGTTCCGCCTGGTCCATTCGATCTTCGCCGAAACCCCGCCGATCAAGGGCGATGTGTTCTACGGCAGCACCAGCTATGCGATCGCGCCGGCCTATGGCGTGGCCTTCGCCGGCAGCCGCAGCCGCATCGACGGTGGTGCCGCGGTGACCGAACTGCCGGCGGCCGGCGGTGGCGTGGTCGGTGGCCAGGCGACGTTCGCCTATGTCATCGACTGGCGCGACTACAACGCCGGCCGTGCCCTGGCCGAACTGCAGGGCAAGGGCGTGCTGGCGCGTGCCGCGTTCAAGCCGTTCACCGCGGGCACGGCGCAGGGTGATGTGGCCTTCGCTGCAGGCAGCATCGTGATTCCCGTGGCAGGGCAGTCGCTGCAGGGCGCGGCACTGCTGGATGCAGTGAACGCGGCCACGCGCAGTGCCGGCGTACAGGCCCACGCCCTGGCCAGCGGCCGCAGCCGCGATGGCATCGATCTGGGCAGCGACAGCGTCAAGGCACTGCGCAAGCCGGCGGTCGCGCTGGTGATGGGCGAGGGCGTGACCGCCACCGAGATCGGCTCGGCCTGGTTCCTGCTGGACCAGCAACTGCATCTGCCGGCCAGCAAGCTGGACCCGCAGCAGCTGGGCAAGGTGCCGCTGGATCGCTACACCACCCTGGTCCTCTCTGGCGGCAACTACGCCGGCGTGGATGCCACAGCGGTGGCCGCACTGAAGCGCTGGGTGCAGGCCGGCGGTTCGCTGGTGACCTACGGCAGCGCGTCGAAGTGGGCGATCGAACAGAAGCTGGCCGAGGGCGAAACGCTGGGCAAGGATGAGGACGCCGCCGACGAGAGCCGTCGCGCGTTCGGTGACCAGCGCGATATCGCTGCGATCGAACGGGTCAGCGGCAACATCCTCAGTGCCGACGCCGATACCTCGCACCCGTTGGCCTTCGGCGTACCGCGCCGGCCGCTGGCGGTGAACAAGGAAAATGCCGTGGTGCTGCAGCCCAGTGCCAATCCGTTCTCTACGGTGGTGCGCATCGACAGCCCGCCGCGGGTGAACGGTTATCTGTCCGAGCGCAACCGCAGCCGCGTGGCGGGCAGTGCCTGGCTGCTGGTATCGGCGCAGGGGCAGGGCAACGTGGTGTTGTTTGCCGATGATCCGGCGCACCGCAAGTACTGGCACGGCACGGATCGCCTGCTGATCAACGCGATCTTCTTCGGGAATCTGGTGAATCCTAGTAAAGCGCGGGGTTGAGGTGTTGGGCGCCTTGTTGATGCTGGGGTGGGGAGGACGGAGGGGCCGCGCAGGACACGCCGCAAGTACGTCCCTGTAGGCTCGTAGGCGCCTTGCTCGTGTGCGCAATCCTGCGCACACGGCAAGACCGGGGTTGGGCGTCCTGCCCAACCCGCCCGAGGCATGCCTCGGGCCCATGGCGCCTGCGGTCCTGCGCAACCCCTCCGTCCTCCCCAGACAGTTTCCTGCGGGCGCGGACGCATCAAACCCCAAGGCGGGAGCAAGGGCAAAAGCAAAAGCAAAAGCCGAAGCTCCTGCTTCGGCTTTTGTTTTTGAATTTGAATTTGAACTTGATCTTTCTTGTTCCGACTACCCGGCGGGACAAGAAGGCGCTGGAAATGTCTGCAGCGCCGCCCCCGCGTCCCAGCGCCCAGATAGAACCAGCCGCGTGCTCTACCGCCCGGTAGCCAACCCAAAAAAAGGACGGCGCGTCAGCGCCGTCCCTCGATAGCCCTCCCGCGCAGCGGGAAGCGTATCAACCGTCAGCCAGGATCAGCCAGCGCGACCGCCGCCGTTGCCGCCCTGGCCACGACCGCGGCCGCCGCCATTGCCACCACCACCACGACGCTGGCCCTGGCCGGCGCCAGCACCTGCACGCTGCTGGCCATTACCACCGCCTTCGCGACGGCCGCCGCCCGACTTCTTCGGGCCGGCATGCGCGTGGCGCGGCGCATCGCCGTGCGGACGACGGGCGTGGCTCTTGCGCGGGGCGCGTTCGCCGGTTTCGTGCTCGGCCTTGCCCGGCGCACTGTTGCCCCAGCGGATCGGCACCTGCAGCTCGAAGCCCGGCACATCGCGGATATCCATGTCGCGGCCCAGCAGACGCGTGATCGCGCGCAGCAGCTTCACTTCATCCTGTGCGACCAGCGAAATCGCCTGGCCGGTGGCACCGTTGCGGCCGGTACGGCCGATGCGGTGCACGTAGTCTTCGGCCACCATCGGCAGATCGAAGTTGATCACCTTCGGCAGTTCGTTGATGTCGATGCCGCGCGCGGCGATATCGGTGGCCACCAGCACGGTCACCCGGCCGGCCTTGAAATCACCCAGTGCACGCAGTCGCTGGCCCTGGCTCTTGTTGCCGTGGATCGCCGCAGTCTTGATGCCGGACTTTTCCAGGAACGCAGCCAGCTTGTCGCTGCCGTGCTTGGTACGGGCGAACACCAGGGTCTGCTCGCGGCTGTCCTGCGCCAGCAGGTGCAGCAGCAGGTCGCGCTTGCGGCCGCCGTCGACCGGGTGCACGCGGTGGGTGATGGTTTCGGCCACGGTGTTCTTCGGCGTCACCTGGATCTGTTCCGGGTTGCGCATGAACTCCAGCGCCAGCTGGCGGATGTTGTCCTCGAAGGTGGCCGAGAACAGCAGGGTCTGCCGGTTCTGCTTCGGCAGCTTGGCCAGGATGCGCTTGATGGACGGCAGGAAGCCCATGTCCAGCATGCGGTCGGCTTCGTCCAGCACCAGCAGTTCAATGCCGGACAGGTCGATGCTGCGGCGCTCCAGGTGGTCGATCAGACGGCCCGGGCAGGCCACCAGCAGATCCACGCCACGGCGCAGGATGTCCAGCTGGTTGCCCATGCCCACGCCACCGTAGATGCAGGCGCTGGGAATGCGCAGGTACTTGCTGTAGCCGCGCAGGCTGTCGTGCACCTGGGTGGCCAGTTCGCGGGTCGGGGCCAGGATCAGCGCGCGCGGCTTGCGCGGGCCGCTGCGCACTTCCTGCGATGCGGTGCCCAGGTGCTGCAGCAGCGGCAGGCCGAAGGCGGCGGTCTTGCCGGTACCGGTCTGTGCGCCGGCCAGCAGGTCGCGACCGGCCAGCGCCAGCGGAATTGCCTGCTGCTGGATCGGGGTCGGGTTTTCGTAGCCCTGCTCGGCAAGCGCACGCAGCAGGAAGGGCGCCAGGCCCAGCGATTCAAAAGACATTGAGTTTGCTCCAAGTACAAGAAACGCCTGACCGATCGGACAGGCGGGGGCAGATCAAACTGATCGGCTGACTCGGAGCGTTCCCGTGAACCGCGCTGCGAGAAGTTGGGTGCAGCCGGCGCGGAGCACAGGCTGGAATGCGTGACGAACGGTGTCGGAGTGGGGGCGGGCGAAGGGGCGGACCCCGGTCGCCGGCGATCCCGAAGGGAAACGGACGGCCGCTGCAGACCCGCATAGTCTAACCGAAGCCTGAGACCTCACGCAAAAACCCCTGTTCAGGGAAGGGGAGGGGGCTGGCAGGGCTGCGCCCTGCACCCGCTACCGTCAACGTCAACGTCAACGTCAACGTCAACGTCAAAAGCGGGCGATCCGTGGGATGGCGGGGCGGGTCCGGTCGAGGGGGACGCTGCAAGTACGTCCATGTAAGCTCGGTCGCCGCATCCATGCGGCTCACGCCCCCTCGACCGGACCCACCCCGCCTTCGACGGTTGGCCGCGAACTGTCGGAACGGCGCTCTGCTCTGGTGGGTGTCGACCTTGGTCGACACGGATGAATTCATTCGATATCCGACAGATGTGTCGACCAAGGTCGACACCTACCAACAGCCGCGTGAACCTGTCGAAGGCGGGGCGGTGTCGGATTGCGGGGTGTCCGCGGCATGGATGCCGCGGCCAAGCCTACAGGGACGTACTTGCGGCGTCCCCGCAATCCGACACCGCCCCGCCATCCCACGGAATGCCCGCTTTTGACGTTGCTCCGGCCGTTGCCGTTGCTCCAAGCAGGTGCAGGGCTGCAAGCCCTGCCGAACCCCCTCCTACGGTAGGGTGGGCCGATGCCGCGCTGCAGCTTGGCTACGCCGTGCATTTGATTACACTTGAAACTTGTTTGCCCACGACTCCGGACACCCACCCATGAAGCTTGGTTCTTTGAAGGAAGGCGGCCGCGACGGCACCCTCATCGTCGTCTCGCGTGACCTGCGCCACGGCGTACGCGCCACCGGCATCGCCGCCACCCTGCAGCAGGCGCTGGAAGACTGGAGCCACATCGCACCGCGCTTGAACGCCCTGTACGAATCGCTGAACGCCGGCGATGCCGATGGCGTGTTCGACCTGGACCCGCAGGCCCTGGCCGCGCCGCTGCCGCGTGCCTATGAATTCGTCGATGGCAGCGCCTACCTGCCGCACGTCGAGCGCGTGCGCCGCGCCCGTGGCGCCGAAGTGCCGGAAAGCTTCTACACCGACCCGCTGATGTACCAGGCCACCAGCGCCGCCTTCTACGGCCCGCGCGATGCCGTAAAGGTGGTCAGCGAGGACTACGGCATCGATCTGGAAGCCGAACTGGTGGTGATCACCGACGACGTGCCGATGGCGGTCAGCGCCGAACAGGCCGCCGGCCATATCCAGCTGATCGGCCTGGTCAACGATGTCTCGCTGCGCAACCTGATTCCCGGCGAACTGGCCAAGGGCTTCGGCTTCCTGCAGTCCAAGCCGCGCTCGGCGCTGTCGCCGGTGTTCGTCACCCCCGATGAGCTGGGTGATGCCTGGCAGGACAGCAAGGTGCACCTGCCGCTGCTGACCCACATCAACGGCGCCTGGTTCGGTGCTCCGGAAGCCGGCGTGGACATGCAGTTCAATTTCGCCCAGCTGGTCGCGCATGCCGCCAAGACCCGCCCGCTGGGCGCCGGCGCCATCGTCGGCTCGGGCACCATCGCCAATGAAGACACCAGCAAGGGTGCCTCCTGCTTCGCCGAACAGCGCACCGTGGAAACCCTGCGCGACGGCAAGCCGAGCACGCCGTTCATGTCGTTCGGCGATGTGGTGCGCATTGAAATGCTTGATGCCGCCGGCAACAGCATCTTCGGTGCCATCGAGCAGCGCATCGAACAAGCGGCCAAGCCCTGAGCATGGAGGCGGCGATGGACATCCTGGTTGATGACGGCCCGGTCGACGACGGCATCGTGCTGTACACCTACTGGCGATCCAGCGCCGCCTATCGCGTACGCATTGGCCTGGAACTGAAAGGCCTGGCCTGGGAAGGCCGGGCGGTGCACCTGGTGCGCGACGGTGGCGAGCAGCATGCCGGTGCCTATGCCGCGCTCAACCCGCAGCAGCTGGTGCCAACCCTGCTGCATGACGGCCACACGCT
This genomic window contains:
- a CDS encoding DEAD/DEAH box helicase; this encodes MSFESLGLAPFLLRALAEQGYENPTPIQQQAIPLALAGRDLLAGAQTGTGKTAAFGLPLLQHLGTASQEVRSGPRKPRALILAPTRELATQVHDSLRGYSKYLRIPSACIYGGVGMGNQLDILRRGVDLLVACPGRLIDHLERRSIDLSGIELLVLDEADRMLDMGFLPSIKRILAKLPKQNRQTLLFSATFEDNIRQLALEFMRNPEQIQVTPKNTVAETITHRVHPVDGGRKRDLLLHLLAQDSREQTLVFARTKHGSDKLAAFLEKSGIKTAAIHGNKSQGQRLRALGDFKAGRVTVLVATDIAARGIDINELPKVINFDLPMVAEDYVHRIGRTGRNGATGQAISLVAQDEVKLLRAITRLLGRDMDIRDVPGFELQVPIRWGNSAPGKAEHETGERAPRKSHARRPHGDAPRHAHAGPKKSGGGRREGGGNGQQRAGAGAGQGQRRGGGGNGGGRGRGQGGNGGGRAG
- a CDS encoding fumarylacetoacetate hydrolase family protein is translated as MKLGSLKEGGRDGTLIVVSRDLRHGVRATGIAATLQQALEDWSHIAPRLNALYESLNAGDADGVFDLDPQALAAPLPRAYEFVDGSAYLPHVERVRRARGAEVPESFYTDPLMYQATSAAFYGPRDAVKVVSEDYGIDLEAELVVITDDVPMAVSAEQAAGHIQLIGLVNDVSLRNLIPGELAKGFGFLQSKPRSALSPVFVTPDELGDAWQDSKVHLPLLTHINGAWFGAPEAGVDMQFNFAQLVAHAAKTRPLGAGAIVGSGTIANEDTSKGASCFAEQRTVETLRDGKPSTPFMSFGDVVRIEMLDAAGNSIFGAIEQRIEQAAKP
- a CDS encoding M14 family zinc carboxypeptidase, with protein sequence MSLHRRTVLPLLIAAATVFAAPSVAHAQSAYFFPQASEASAFDASIPTPEQFLGYPIGSRFTRHDQLVAYFQELARHSDKISVREIGRSYEGRPLLIATVTAASNQGRLEQIRQQHATLVDPAQPRSAAGDSPVVVWLGYSVHGNETSSGEAAMLTAYYLVANRSAETQQWLQQAVVLFDPAQNPDGRDRAANWHNAWASEPASADPADKEHVEPFPQGRTNHYFTDLNRDWLALTQRDSRPKVEVFHQWYPNVQIDFHEMGKDNTYYFEPSPKSMHSPLIPAASYEFNKTLAKYHAQSLDALGSLYYTGENYDNFSPVYGSTYPDFHGAVGVTVEQASSRGRVQESVNGLLTFPFTIRNQVATGLGTVRGAVTEHSGLFDLQKSFFQSALKQAGQQPVKSFVFGDAHDPALTRRLLELLLLHRIDVHALPRDVTVDGQTFSAGSAYVVPVQQAQFRLVHSIFAETPPIKGDVFYGSTSYAIAPAYGVAFAGSRSRIDGGAAVTELPAAGGGVVGGQATFAYVIDWRDYNAGRALAELQGKGVLARAAFKPFTAGTAQGDVAFAAGSIVIPVAGQSLQGAALLDAVNAATRSAGVQAHALASGRSRDGIDLGSDSVKALRKPAVALVMGEGVTATEIGSAWFLLDQQLHLPASKLDPQQLGKVPLDRYTTLVLSGGNYAGVDATAVAALKRWVQAGGSLVTYGSASKWAIEQKLAEGETLGKDEDAADESRRAFGDQRDIAAIERVSGNILSADADTSHPLAFGVPRRPLAVNKENAVVLQPSANPFSTVVRIDSPPRVNGYLSERNRSRVAGSAWLLVSAQGQGNVVLFADDPAHRKYWHGTDRLLINAIFFGNLVNPSKARG